From Macadamia integrifolia cultivar HAES 741 unplaced genomic scaffold, SCU_Mint_v3 scaffold359, whole genome shotgun sequence, one genomic window encodes:
- the LOC122068219 gene encoding uncharacterized protein LOC122068219 isoform X1, translating into MGIPSEMRDAWINRRKSLLIPSPYEEEKIAASRRCTQEGVRAGTKAAAIACVVTTVPTLQFPPTSSLLIKLFWSVHGKMHSMTNQLEQNHPFIKKFEDKFDLGILVGCLGPPVVSRLLMFPILVSVKPVGRYNM; encoded by the exons ATGGGGATCCCATCGGAAATGAGAGATGCTTGGATTAACAGAAGGAAATCACTATTGATCCCTTCTCCttatgaagaagagaaaatcgcGGCTTCACGACGTTGTACTCAAG AGGGGGTTCGTGCGGGGACAAAGGCCGCTGCAATTGCTTGCGTCGTTACTACTGTGCCCACG CTTCAATTTCCACCTACTTCATCACTGCTGATAAAACTATTTTGGAGTGTGCACGGAAAAATGCACAGTATGACAAATCAGCTTGAACAG AATCATCCATTCATCAAGAAGTTTGAGGACAAGTTTGATCTTGGGATTCTGGTGGGCTGCTTAGGACCTCCTGTAGTGAGTAGACTTCTTATGTTTCCCATTTTGGTGAGTGTGAAACCTGTGGGCAGATATAATATGTAA
- the LOC122068219 gene encoding early nodulin-93 isoform X2 — MGIPSEMRDAWINRRKSLLIPSPYEEEKIAASRRCTQEGVRAGTKAAAIACVVTTVPTLLAVRMIPWAKHNLNYTAQALIISAASISTYFITADKTILECARKNAQYDKSA, encoded by the exons ATGGGGATCCCATCGGAAATGAGAGATGCTTGGATTAACAGAAGGAAATCACTATTGATCCCTTCTCCttatgaagaagagaaaatcgcGGCTTCACGACGTTGTACTCAAG AGGGGGTTCGTGCGGGGACAAAGGCCGCTGCAATTGCTTGCGTCGTTACTACTGTGCCCACG TTGCTCGCTGTTCGTATGATTCCTTGGGCAAAGCATAATCTTAATTATACTGCACAGGCATTGATCATATCTGCAG CTTCAATTTCCACCTACTTCATCACTGCTGATAAAACTATTTTGGAGTGTGCACGGAAAAATGCACAGTATGACAAATCAGCTTGA
- the LOC122068219 gene encoding uncharacterized protein LOC122068219 isoform X3: MGIPSEMRDAWINRRKSLLIPSPYEEEKIAASRRCTQEGVRAGTKAAAIACVVTTVPTGHYPGQVRWPLPMCGPGMVEFGNDRNLQHFLQKVAAPKTQTRGFAVAP; the protein is encoded by the exons ATGGGGATCCCATCGGAAATGAGAGATGCTTGGATTAACAGAAGGAAATCACTATTGATCCCTTCTCCttatgaagaagagaaaatcgcGGCTTCACGACGTTGTACTCAAG AGGGGGTTCGTGCGGGGACAAAGGCCGCTGCAATTGCTTGCGTCGTTACTACTGTGCCCACG GGCCATTACCCAGGGCAGGTCCGATGGCCCCTGCCTATGTGTGGTCCTGGGATGGTTGAGTTTGGAAATGATCGTAACCTTCAGCATTTTCTCCAGAAAGTGGCCGCTCCCAAGACTCAAACCCGGGGATTTGCCGTGGCACCCTGA